The following proteins are co-located in the Anas platyrhynchos isolate ZD024472 breed Pekin duck chromosome 1, IASCAAS_PekinDuck_T2T, whole genome shotgun sequence genome:
- the SETD4 gene encoding SET domain-containing protein 4 isoform X1 → MKRNRGRTGRKRRRKRLQSFMHGVNCSHKLEYIKLKKWLKDRGFEDSNLRPAQFRDTGRGLMTTKALQAGELVISLPEKCLLTTDTVLSSCLGEYIIKWKPPVSPLIALCTFLIAEKHAGEKSLWKPYLDVLPKSYTCPVCLEQDVVSLLPEPLRSKAEEQRTMVHELYTSSKAFFSSLQSLFAENTGTIFNYSALEWAWCTINTRTIYMKHSQRECFSLEPDVYALAPYLDLLNHSPNVQVKAAFNEQARSYEIQTNSQCKKYEEVFICYGPHDNQRLLLEYGFVAIDNPHSTVYVSSDILLKYFPPLDKQRDAKLSILKDHDFLQNLTFGWDGPSWRLLTALKLLSLGADEFTCWRRVLLGDVISARNEQQALNITAKICHFLAEETQRVLLQISQLKRDKENLKKHLSLVEALRLEDLKILQKSAEILCNLNVATT, encoded by the exons ATGAAGAGAAACAGAGGCCGGACAGGtcgaaagagaagaagaaaacgcTTGCAGAGTTTCATGCATGGAG tcAACTGCAGTCACAAACTGGAATATATTAAACTTAAGAAGTGGCTGAAAGACAGAGGGTTTGAAGACAGTAATTTAAGACCAGCACAATTCCGGG ATACAGGAAGAGGACTGATGACAACAAAAGCTCTTCAG GCAGGGGAACTGGTTATTTCATTGCCTGAAAAATGCTTACTCACCACGGACACCGTCCTTAGCAGCTGTTTAGGAGAATACATTATCAA atggaAGCCTCCTGTATCTCCTTTGATAGCACTGTGCACATTTTTAATAGCAGAGAAGCATGCTGGTGAGAAATCTCTGTGGAAGCCATATCTTGATGTTTTACCAAAGTCATACACTTGCCCTGTGTGTTTGGAGCAAGATGTAGTGAGCCTTCTTCCTGAACCTTTAAGAAGTAAGGCtgaggagcagagaacaatgGTTCATGAATTGTACACGTCTTCCAaggcttttttctcttccctgcagTCTTTATTTGCTGAGAACACAGGAACTATTTTTAACTACAGTGCCTTAGAGTGGGCTTGGTGCACTATAAATACCAGAACAATATACATGAAACATTCCCAGAGGGAATGTTTTTCTCTTGAGCCAGATGTTTATGCATTGGCACCATATTTAGATTTGCTAAACCACAGTCCAAATGTTCAG GTAAAGGCTGCATTTAATGAACAGGCAAGAAGTTATGAAATACAGACAAATTCACAGtgcaaaaaatatgaagaagtatTTATCTGCTATGGACCTCATGACAATCAGCGACTGCTACTAGAATATGGATTTGTTGCCATTGATAACCCTCACAGCACTGTTTATGTCTCATCAG ATATTCTCCTCAAATATTTTCCACCACTGGACAAGCAGAGAGATGCAAAACTTTCTATTCTGAAGGATCATGATTTCTTACA AAACTTGACCTTTGGATGGGATGGACCATCTTGGAGACTTCTTACAGCCCTCAAGTTGTTAAGTCTTGGAGCAGATGAATT TACTTGCTGGAGGAGAGTGCTGCTTGGTGATGTAATATCAGCCAGAAACGAACAGCAGGCTTTGAATATAACAGCAAAAATATGCCATTTTTTAGCAGAGGAGACACAGCGTGTCCTTCTCCAG ATTTCCCAGTTGAAAAGGGataaagaaaacctcaaaaaacACCTGTCTTTGGTAGAAGCACTACGCTTGGAAGATCTGAAGATACTGCaaaaatcagcagagattcTTTGCAACTTGAACGTGGCAACAACTTGA
- the SETD4 gene encoding SET domain-containing protein 4 isoform X2: MKRNRGRTGRKRRRKRLQSFMHGVNCSHKLEYIKLKKWLKDRGFEDSNLRPAQFRDTGRGLMTTKALQAGELVISLPEKCLLTTDTVLSSCLGEYIIKWKPPVSPLIALCTFLIAEKHAGEKSLWKPYLDVLPKSYTCPVCLEQDVVSLLPEPLRSKAEEQRTMVHELYTSSKAFFSSLQSLFAENTGTIFNYSALEWAWCTINTRTIYMKHSQRECFSLEPDVYALAPYLDLLNHSPNVQVKAAFNEQARSYEIQTNSQCKKYEEVFICYGPHDNQRLLLEYGFVAIDNPHSTVYVSSDILLKYFPPLDKQRDAKLSILKDHDFLQKKTTRL, from the exons ATGAAGAGAAACAGAGGCCGGACAGGtcgaaagagaagaagaaaacgcTTGCAGAGTTTCATGCATGGAG tcAACTGCAGTCACAAACTGGAATATATTAAACTTAAGAAGTGGCTGAAAGACAGAGGGTTTGAAGACAGTAATTTAAGACCAGCACAATTCCGGG ATACAGGAAGAGGACTGATGACAACAAAAGCTCTTCAG GCAGGGGAACTGGTTATTTCATTGCCTGAAAAATGCTTACTCACCACGGACACCGTCCTTAGCAGCTGTTTAGGAGAATACATTATCAA atggaAGCCTCCTGTATCTCCTTTGATAGCACTGTGCACATTTTTAATAGCAGAGAAGCATGCTGGTGAGAAATCTCTGTGGAAGCCATATCTTGATGTTTTACCAAAGTCATACACTTGCCCTGTGTGTTTGGAGCAAGATGTAGTGAGCCTTCTTCCTGAACCTTTAAGAAGTAAGGCtgaggagcagagaacaatgGTTCATGAATTGTACACGTCTTCCAaggcttttttctcttccctgcagTCTTTATTTGCTGAGAACACAGGAACTATTTTTAACTACAGTGCCTTAGAGTGGGCTTGGTGCACTATAAATACCAGAACAATATACATGAAACATTCCCAGAGGGAATGTTTTTCTCTTGAGCCAGATGTTTATGCATTGGCACCATATTTAGATTTGCTAAACCACAGTCCAAATGTTCAG GTAAAGGCTGCATTTAATGAACAGGCAAGAAGTTATGAAATACAGACAAATTCACAGtgcaaaaaatatgaagaagtatTTATCTGCTATGGACCTCATGACAATCAGCGACTGCTACTAGAATATGGATTTGTTGCCATTGATAACCCTCACAGCACTGTTTATGTCTCATCAG ATATTCTCCTCAAATATTTTCCACCACTGGACAAGCAGAGAGATGCAAAACTTTCTATTCTGAAGGATCATGATTTCTTACA GAAGAAAACTACCAGGCTGTAG
- the LOC101794661 gene encoding carbonyl reductase [NADPH] 1, with protein sequence MSSVAVVTGSNKGIGFEIVRAMCKRFPGDVYLTARDPGRGQEAVAKLQEEGLHPLFHQLDIDDPQSIRALRDFLKQKYGGLNVLVNNAAIAFKVNDQTPFAVQAEVTLKTNFFGTRNVCTELLPIMKPYGRVVNVSSMASSSALGRCSQELQKKFRSDTITEEELVELMTKFVEDTKKNVHEKEGWPNTAYGVSKIGVTVLSRIQARMFNEKRKGDHILLNACCPGWVRTDMAGPKAPKSPEEGAETPVYLALLPSDADGPHGQFVSEKTVQTW encoded by the exons ATGTCCAGCGTGGCTGTGGTGACCGGCTCCAACAAGGGGATCGGCTTCGAAATCGTGCGGGCTATGTGCAAGCGGTTCCCAGGGGATGTGTACCTCACAGCCCGGGACCCCGGACGTGGCCAGGAAGCAGTGGCGAAGCTccaggaggaagggctgcatCCTCTCTTCCACCAGCTGGATATTGATGATCCGCAGAGCATCAGAGCTCTGCGGGACTTCCTAAAGCAGAAATATGGAGGTCTGAATGTGCTGGTGAACAATGCAGCGATAGCTTTCAAAG TTAATGACCAAACTCCGTTTGCGGTCCAAGCAGAGGTTACCCTGAAGACAAACTTTTTTGGAACTAGGAATGTTTGCACAGAATTGTTGCCTATCATGAAGCCTTATG gtaGAGTGGTGAATGTCTCTAGCATGGCAAGTAGCTCGGCTCTGGGACGCTGCAGCCAAGAACTACAGAAGAAGTTTCGCAGCGACACAATCACCGAGGAAGAGTTGGTGGAGCTCATGACAAAATTTGTGGAAGATACCAAGAAAAATGTGCATGAGAAAGAGGGGTGGCCAAATACTGCCTATGGGGTGTCCAAAATTGGTGTCACAGTCTTGTCCAGGATTCAAGCCCGGATgtttaatgagaaaagaaaaggggaccACATCCTTCTCAATGCCTGCTGCCCTGGGTGGGTAAGAACAGACATGGCAGGTCCTAAGGCCCCTAAATCACCAGAGGAAGGGGCTGAGACCCCAGTTTACTTAGCCCTTTTGCCTTCGGATGCTGATGGTCCTCATGGCCAGTTTGTTAGTGAGAAAACTGTTCAGACCTGGTGA